One genomic window of Geoanaerobacter pelophilus includes the following:
- a CDS encoding methylated-DNA--[protein]-cysteine S-methyltransferase: MKSALLDGCYSLYRCSLGWGAVVADAGGLVAALLPFGEQTKEAIKSDIAGHWPEIGEGSGTAAQAATLLAAYFAGDKVSFDLPIDQSRFTEFQREVYAAVSAIPYGSVRSYVEVAAAVGRPAAARGVGVAMATNRLPIIIPCHRVIAKSGHLTGYSATGGLDSKSWLLKLEGVELCDKFRVHRSLQ; the protein is encoded by the coding sequence ATGAAATCGGCACTGCTTGATGGTTGCTACTCGCTTTACCGCTGCTCTCTTGGCTGGGGTGCCGTTGTTGCCGACGCCGGAGGGCTGGTTGCAGCACTGCTTCCTTTCGGCGAGCAGACCAAAGAGGCCATCAAGAGCGATATTGCCGGTCATTGGCCGGAAATAGGGGAGGGGAGCGGTACTGCTGCACAAGCTGCAACTTTGCTGGCAGCCTACTTTGCAGGAGATAAGGTATCGTTTGACCTACCGATAGACCAGAGCCGCTTTACAGAGTTCCAGCGCGAAGTGTATGCCGCCGTATCCGCTATTCCCTATGGCTCGGTCAGGAGTTATGTTGAAGTTGCGGCCGCCGTTGGCCGGCCTGCTGCCGCAAGGGGAGTTGGTGTCGCTATGGCAACAAACCGGCTGCCGATCATAATCCCTTGTCATCGGGTGATCGCAAAATCCGGTCACCTTACCGGCTATTCGGCAACCGGAGGTCTTGATTCCAAGTCCTGGTTACTGAAACTTGAAGGGGTGGAGCTGTGTGACAAGTTCAGGGTTCATCGCTCTCTGCAGTGA
- a CDS encoding DUF3047 domain-containing protein: MKCFLLIVILLLPALSSAAEPLHPGKFSTGDLTGWSDKKFKGKTSYSLAQDGDKTVLKAHSVKAASGLIKKMTVDAKKFPMLRWSWKIDNLITKEDIKKKEGDDFPARIYVVFPRSFWRMRAITYAWASKAPKESTHPSPYTSNAMIVIVESGPEKVGQWVKEERNIFEDYRKIFGEDPPEIGAIALMTDTDDTQEEVTAYYGDIYLLEKEGREKPAPATVISR, translated from the coding sequence ATGAAATGCTTCCTCCTCATTGTCATCTTGCTGCTTCCGGCGTTATCATCAGCTGCGGAGCCGCTGCATCCCGGCAAGTTCAGTACCGGCGATCTGACCGGCTGGTCTGACAAGAAATTCAAGGGTAAAACCAGCTATAGCCTTGCCCAGGATGGGGATAAGACCGTCCTCAAGGCACACAGCGTCAAGGCAGCATCCGGGCTGATAAAAAAAATGACGGTTGACGCCAAAAAGTTCCCGATGCTCCGCTGGTCGTGGAAAATCGATAACCTGATAACCAAGGAAGACATCAAAAAGAAAGAAGGCGACGATTTCCCCGCCAGGATTTATGTAGTATTCCCGCGATCCTTCTGGCGGATGAGGGCAATTACCTACGCATGGGCATCAAAAGCGCCGAAGGAATCGACCCATCCCAGCCCCTACACCAGTAATGCAATGATTGTTATTGTTGAGTCTGGGCCCGAGAAAGTCGGACAGTGGGTAAAAGAAGAACGGAACATTTTTGAAGACTACCGCAAGATCTTCGGCGAAGATCCTCCGGAGATAGGCGCGATAGCACTGATGACCGACACTGATGATACCCAGGAAGAGGTCACCGCTTATTACGGCGATATTTATCTGCTGGAGAAGGAAGGGCGGGAAAAACCCGCCCCGGCAACGGTAATCAGCCGATAA
- the fdxH gene encoding formate dehydrogenase subunit beta gives MAQQTLDISRRSATTTPSPSQCHTPEVAKLIDVSKCIGCKACQVACMEWNDTRDNIGTNHGVYDNPTDLTENSWTVMRYAEVETERGLEWLIRKDGCMHCADPGCLKACPAPGAVVQYSNGIVDFHEENCIGCGYCITGCPFNIPRLSQKDSKVYKCTLCSDRVAVGLEPACVKTCPTGAIVFGTKEDMLRHAEGRVADLKSRGFAKAGIYDPQGVGGTHVLYVLQHADRPELYSALPRDPSIGPLVQLWKGAAKPVASLALAAIGVGALVHYVTKGPNEVSDEIEKEFEDEK, from the coding sequence ATGGCACAGCAAACACTCGACATTTCCCGCCGCTCAGCCACTACCACCCCATCGCCGAGCCAGTGTCACACCCCGGAAGTGGCCAAGCTGATCGATGTCTCCAAATGTATCGGCTGCAAGGCCTGCCAGGTGGCGTGCATGGAATGGAACGACACTCGCGACAACATCGGCACCAATCATGGCGTTTACGACAATCCGACTGACCTGACCGAAAACTCCTGGACCGTGATGCGCTACGCCGAGGTCGAGACCGAACGGGGCCTTGAATGGCTGATTCGCAAAGACGGTTGCATGCACTGCGCCGATCCGGGCTGTCTCAAAGCCTGTCCGGCCCCAGGGGCCGTTGTCCAGTACTCTAACGGCATCGTGGATTTCCATGAGGAAAACTGCATCGGCTGCGGTTACTGCATAACCGGATGCCCGTTCAACATCCCCAGACTGTCGCAGAAAGACAGCAAGGTCTACAAGTGCACCCTCTGCTCCGACCGGGTTGCTGTCGGTCTGGAACCGGCCTGCGTCAAGACCTGCCCCACCGGCGCCATCGTGTTCGGCACCAAGGAGGATATGCTCCGCCATGCTGAGGGAAGAGTAGCAGACCTGAAGAGCCGCGGCTTTGCCAAGGCCGGGATCTATGACCCGCAAGGTGTCGGCGGCACACATGTACTCTACGTGCTGCAGCATGCCGACCGGCCCGAGCTGTACTCAGCTCTCCCCAGGGACCCGTCGATCGGCCCGCTGGTCCAACTCTGGAAGGGGGCGGCCAAACCGGTGGCATCCCTGGCCCTGGCCGCGATCGGCGTCGGCGCATTGGTACATTATGTGACCAAGGGCCCCAACGAGGTCTCGGATGAGATCGAAAAGGAGTTCGAAGATGAAAAATGA
- the fdhE gene encoding formate dehydrogenase accessory protein FdhE, with the protein MSSEFQNVAPEQIDKPAGEIRHLILPERDLFSRRAERFRQLAPGHPLGEYLDFLAAVADAQQQALDQIPEVPQPDPRWSASCHSHGIPLLNVHSWQRHSAWQQGLALLLQQVSSDALPGATRKSISSLQEKSEAELEQIADLILSGELAKVSPRELPFVAAALQVYWLQMATALGEAAFGRTEHGGTCPVCGSLPSSGIVGSPASEQGLRYLCCSLCAAQWHMVRIKCCSCEATGGINHYILEGANGAVKAESCDNCNSYLKLLYLEKDRQMEAMADDLATLTLDMLMDGEGKSRGGPNLFFHPGTD; encoded by the coding sequence ATGAGCAGCGAATTCCAAAACGTGGCGCCAGAGCAAATTGACAAGCCCGCCGGAGAGATCCGGCATCTCATACTTCCCGAGCGAGACCTGTTCAGCCGCCGCGCTGAACGGTTCCGCCAGCTTGCACCCGGCCATCCGCTGGGAGAATATCTCGACTTTCTCGCCGCTGTTGCCGATGCCCAGCAACAAGCCCTGGACCAAATTCCAGAGGTACCCCAACCCGATCCACGCTGGTCGGCAAGCTGCCACAGCCACGGCATTCCGCTGCTAAACGTACACTCCTGGCAGCGGCACTCTGCCTGGCAGCAGGGACTCGCTTTGCTCCTGCAACAGGTGAGTAGCGACGCTCTGCCGGGAGCAACCCGCAAGTCCATCTCCAGCCTGCAGGAGAAGAGCGAGGCAGAGCTGGAACAGATTGCCGACCTGATTCTGAGCGGAGAGCTGGCTAAGGTCTCGCCGCGGGAATTGCCGTTTGTTGCCGCCGCGTTGCAGGTCTATTGGCTGCAGATGGCGACAGCCCTTGGAGAAGCTGCGTTCGGCAGGACGGAACATGGGGGGACATGCCCGGTATGCGGGTCATTGCCAAGCAGCGGCATTGTCGGCAGTCCGGCTTCGGAGCAAGGGCTGCGTTACCTCTGCTGTTCGCTATGTGCCGCGCAGTGGCACATGGTGCGGATCAAATGCTGCTCATGCGAAGCCACCGGGGGGATCAACCACTACATTCTGGAAGGCGCTAACGGTGCCGTCAAGGCGGAGAGCTGCGACAACTGCAACAGCTATCTGAAACTCCTGTATCTGGAAAAGGACCGTCAGATGGAGGCCATGGCCGATGATCTGGCCACCCTGACCCTGGACATGCTTATGGACGGAGAAGGGAAGTCGCGGGGCGGACCTAACCTGTTTTTTCATCCCGGGACTGATTGA
- the fdnG gene encoding formate dehydrogenase-N subunit alpha produces MKVTRRTFLKVCAGGLSGSTVAMLGFPADKALAEVRTFKLARSSETRNTCPYCSVSCGLIMHSLGDRAKNAESSIFHIEGDPDHPVNRGTLCPKGAGLVDFIHSPDRLKYPEYRAPGSKEWRRISWDEAFTRVARLMKEDRDRNFIAQNAAGATVNRWTTTSFLAASASSNETGWITHKVIRSTGMLGFDNQARVUHGPTVASLAPTFGRGAMTNHWVDIKNANVIVVMGGNAAEAHPCGFKWVTEAKAHNHAQFIVIDPRFTRSAAVADLYAPIRTGTDITFLGGVINYLLSHGKIQHQYVKAYTNATLIVNEGYKFEDGLFSGYDEAGRTYDKSSWSYELGPDGYALVDETLQHPRCVLSLMKQHYSRYTPEMVHNICGTPKELFLKICDILAGTSVPNRTTTFLYALGWTQHSVGSQIIRAAALVQLLLGNIGMAGGGVNALRGHSNIQGLTDLGLLSNLLPGYLTLPNEKETDYQAYLAKRTLKPLRPNQFNYWSNYPKFHVSLMKSWWGDMATKENNWCFDWLPKLDVEYDIMRQFELMGQGKMHGYFCQGFNPLAAIPNKAKLIKGLSQLKYLVVIDPLATETSCFWENHGEYNDVDPSKIQTEVIRLPSTCFAEEDGSLTNSGRWLQWHWKGAEPPGDAKPDAEIMAGIFLTLRELYRKEGGAFPDPILNLSWGYRQPHSPAPVELAKEYNGKALADLSDPKDPTKVILMKGQQLDGFAQLKDDGTTACGCWLFSGSYTEKGNMMARRDNSDPSGLGNTLNWAFSWPANRRIMYNRASCNPEGIPWDPNRRVIWWDGAKWTGVDVPDFKIDSAPAEGMNPFIMQPEGVGRLFALDKMAEGPFPEHYEPFETPIDTNPLHPKVISNPAARVFKDDWEMFGKSKQYPYAATTYRLTEHFHFWTKHTRLASIMQPEQFVEISPELASEKGVKAGDQVKVWSSRGFIKAVAVVTKRIRPLQVNGKTVHHVGIPLHWGFKGVAKSGYLANILTPFVGDANSQTPEFKSFLVNIEKA; encoded by the coding sequence ATGAAAGTGACGCGAAGGACGTTTTTAAAGGTTTGCGCCGGGGGGTTGAGCGGTTCCACGGTTGCCATGCTCGGTTTTCCTGCGGACAAGGCCCTGGCAGAGGTGCGCACGTTCAAGCTGGCCCGCAGTAGCGAGACCCGCAACACCTGCCCTTACTGCTCAGTGAGCTGCGGCCTGATCATGCACAGCCTGGGGGACAGGGCGAAAAACGCCGAATCGTCGATTTTCCACATCGAAGGGGACCCGGACCATCCGGTTAACCGGGGTACCCTCTGCCCTAAGGGAGCGGGACTGGTGGACTTCATCCATAGTCCCGACCGGCTAAAGTACCCGGAATACCGTGCCCCCGGCAGCAAAGAGTGGCGACGCATCTCCTGGGATGAGGCGTTCACCCGGGTCGCCCGGCTGATGAAGGAGGACCGGGACCGGAATTTCATTGCCCAAAATGCGGCTGGAGCCACGGTCAACCGCTGGACTACCACCAGCTTCCTGGCCGCCTCCGCCTCCAGCAATGAAACCGGCTGGATTACCCACAAGGTCATTCGCAGTACCGGCATGCTGGGGTTCGACAACCAGGCCCGGGTCTGACACGGCCCCACGGTGGCCAGTTTGGCCCCCACATTCGGTCGCGGCGCAATGACCAACCATTGGGTTGACATCAAGAACGCCAACGTCATCGTCGTCATGGGCGGCAACGCTGCCGAGGCCCATCCGTGCGGCTTCAAATGGGTAACCGAAGCCAAGGCGCACAACCATGCGCAGTTTATCGTGATAGATCCCCGTTTTACCCGTTCTGCTGCGGTGGCCGACCTCTATGCGCCGATCCGCACCGGCACGGACATCACCTTCCTGGGCGGAGTGATCAACTACCTGCTCTCGCACGGCAAGATCCAGCACCAGTACGTCAAGGCCTACACCAACGCAACCCTGATCGTTAACGAGGGATACAAGTTCGAGGACGGCCTTTTCTCCGGCTACGACGAGGCAGGGCGCACCTACGACAAGTCCAGCTGGTCTTACGAACTCGGGCCGGACGGCTATGCCCTGGTCGATGAAACCCTGCAACATCCCCGCTGCGTGCTCAGCCTGATGAAGCAGCACTACTCCCGCTACACCCCTGAGATGGTGCACAATATCTGCGGTACCCCCAAGGAGCTGTTCCTCAAGATCTGTGACATCCTTGCCGGCACCTCTGTGCCCAATCGCACCACCACCTTCTTGTACGCCCTGGGTTGGACCCAGCACTCGGTGGGTTCACAGATAATACGGGCCGCGGCTCTGGTGCAGCTATTATTGGGCAACATCGGCATGGCAGGAGGCGGGGTCAATGCCCTGCGGGGCCACTCCAACATTCAAGGGCTCACCGACCTGGGCCTTCTCTCCAACCTGCTGCCCGGCTACCTGACACTACCCAACGAGAAAGAGACCGATTATCAGGCCTACCTGGCAAAGCGCACCCTGAAGCCACTGCGGCCCAACCAGTTCAACTACTGGTCAAACTATCCCAAGTTCCATGTCAGCCTGATGAAATCATGGTGGGGCGACATGGCCACCAAGGAAAACAACTGGTGCTTCGACTGGCTCCCCAAGCTGGATGTGGAATATGACATCATGAGGCAGTTCGAACTGATGGGCCAGGGGAAGATGCACGGCTATTTCTGCCAGGGATTCAACCCCTTGGCCGCCATCCCCAACAAGGCCAAACTGATCAAAGGGCTGTCCCAGCTGAAATACCTGGTGGTGATCGACCCGTTGGCCACGGAAACCTCCTGCTTCTGGGAAAACCACGGCGAATACAACGACGTGGACCCCTCGAAGATCCAAACTGAAGTCATCCGCCTCCCCTCCACCTGCTTTGCCGAGGAGGACGGCTCCCTTACCAACTCAGGCCGCTGGCTGCAATGGCATTGGAAAGGGGCCGAACCGCCCGGGGATGCCAAGCCCGACGCAGAGATAATGGCCGGTATCTTCCTCACACTGCGGGAACTGTACCGCAAGGAGGGAGGCGCCTTTCCCGATCCGATCCTGAACCTTAGCTGGGGCTACCGCCAGCCCCACTCGCCTGCCCCGGTAGAACTGGCCAAGGAGTATAACGGCAAGGCTTTGGCAGATCTAAGCGACCCCAAGGACCCGACCAAGGTCATCCTGATGAAAGGCCAGCAGCTGGACGGTTTTGCCCAACTCAAGGACGACGGCACCACAGCCTGCGGCTGCTGGCTGTTCTCCGGCTCCTACACCGAGAAAGGGAACATGATGGCGCGCCGGGACAACTCCGACCCATCTGGACTGGGCAACACACTCAACTGGGCGTTCTCCTGGCCGGCCAACCGGCGCATCATGTATAACCGCGCCTCCTGCAATCCGGAAGGCATTCCCTGGGACCCTAACCGCCGGGTGATCTGGTGGGACGGTGCCAAATGGACCGGCGTGGACGTTCCGGACTTCAAAATCGACTCCGCTCCCGCTGAAGGGATGAACCCTTTTATTATGCAGCCCGAGGGTGTGGGGCGGCTGTTCGCCCTGGACAAGATGGCGGAGGGTCCTTTTCCCGAGCACTACGAACCGTTTGAAACTCCCATCGACACCAACCCGCTACACCCGAAGGTGATCAGTAACCCGGCGGCGCGGGTGTTCAAGGACGACTGGGAGATGTTCGGCAAAAGCAAGCAATACCCCTATGCTGCCACTACCTACCGTCTCACTGAGCACTTTCACTTCTGGACCAAGCACACCCGGCTGGCGTCCATCATGCAGCCGGAACAGTTCGTAGAGATAAGCCCGGAACTCGCCAGTGAAAAAGGGGTCAAGGCAGGGGACCAGGTCAAGGTCTGGTCCAGTCGCGGCTTTATCAAAGCGGTGGCAGTGGTAACCAAGCGGATCAGGCCGCTCCAGGTAAACGGCAAAACGGTCCACCACGTGGGCATCCCGCTCCACTGGGGCTTCAAGGGGGTTGCCAAGAGCGGTTACCTTGCCAACATTCTGACCCCGTTCGTAGGTGACGCAAACTCCCAGACGCCAGAGTTCAAGTCGTTTCTGGTCAACATCGAGAAAGCATAG
- a CDS encoding cytochrome c3 family protein codes for MNRPLIFVFLLVSFWSVSAYAMKFSAYNGDVYFDHRMHRLLYECKACHEGPPQHFELDHESGHKLCIGCHRKESKGPSRHCSDCHKTS; via the coding sequence ATGAATCGCCCTTTAATTTTCGTTTTTTTACTTGTCAGTTTCTGGTCGGTCAGCGCATATGCAATGAAATTTTCTGCCTATAATGGCGATGTCTATTTCGATCACCGGATGCACCGCCTGCTCTATGAATGCAAGGCATGCCATGAAGGGCCTCCGCAACATTTCGAGCTTGACCACGAATCCGGCCACAAGCTCTGCATCGGCTGCCACCGAAAAGAAAGCAAAGGGCCGTCACGCCACTGCAGCGATTGCCACAAGACCTCCTGA
- a CDS encoding tetratricopeptide repeat protein, producing MGATFEECLAKGISLAEAGDNSGAVTAFGRCTELEPEHAEGFCYLGESLAAAGKTDEAIVALQRAIALAPDDVDALISLGDLLFETGDHKGAIQQYKKVVDIDPKNADAFVNIGLVYSKMERVDDAIKAYETALEIEPDNVFAYNAIGDAWYGLGEKEKAIAAFSKGIEIDPEDAAAHFNLGELYYDLEELEEAEDECLEAVRLDPEFTLAYLTLGSLSMDQERVADAIKYLELYLRYETSPQAEEMVAEVKAVLEGLKAESV from the coding sequence ATGGGGGCTACTTTTGAGGAGTGCCTTGCAAAGGGGATTTCACTGGCAGAGGCTGGCGATAACTCGGGCGCTGTTACTGCATTCGGCAGATGTACCGAACTCGAGCCGGAACATGCCGAAGGCTTTTGCTATCTTGGCGAGTCTCTTGCTGCTGCCGGCAAGACCGACGAGGCTATCGTTGCCTTGCAGCGGGCCATAGCACTTGCTCCTGACGATGTTGATGCTCTTATTTCGCTGGGCGACCTGCTTTTTGAGACTGGCGACCACAAGGGGGCGATTCAGCAGTATAAGAAGGTTGTGGATATCGACCCGAAAAACGCCGATGCCTTTGTGAATATCGGGCTGGTTTACAGTAAAATGGAGCGGGTTGATGATGCGATCAAGGCCTATGAGACGGCCCTGGAGATTGAGCCGGACAATGTCTTTGCCTATAATGCAATTGGCGATGCCTGGTATGGCTTGGGGGAGAAGGAGAAGGCCATTGCCGCTTTCAGCAAGGGGATCGAGATTGACCCTGAAGATGCTGCCGCGCATTTTAATCTCGGAGAGCTTTACTACGATCTCGAAGAGCTGGAAGAGGCCGAGGATGAGTGCCTGGAGGCTGTCAGGCTCGATCCGGAGTTTACCCTGGCCTACCTTACCTTGGGCAGCCTCAGCATGGACCAGGAAAGAGTAGCTGATGCAATCAAGTATCTGGAGTTATATCTGCGTTATGAAACATCACCGCAGGCCGAGGAGATGGTTGCCGAGGTAAAAGCTGTGCTGGAAGGGCTTAAGGCAGAATCGGTTTAA
- a CDS encoding formate dehydrogenase subunit gamma — protein MKNDSGKLLRFTVPERVNHWLVALTFFLMALSGLVFFQPLYYPLNQLFGGGTWARILHPFFGVAMIFLFGGMFFRFWKVSLMTAADKEWLRHLREIANGDERNLPEAGKLNGGQKLMFWSLVTCMALLILSGIVIWRAYFSFLFPAVVVRFAAVLHAAAGVVMIALIMGHIYIAIWTRESIGAMLYGRVRRAWAKQHHPAWYREMTGGDK, from the coding sequence ATGAAAAATGACTCCGGAAAACTGCTCCGTTTTACGGTCCCCGAGCGGGTCAATCACTGGCTGGTTGCCCTGACATTCTTCCTGATGGCCCTGTCTGGACTGGTATTTTTCCAACCCTTGTACTACCCCCTGAACCAGCTGTTCGGCGGCGGCACTTGGGCACGCATCCTCCACCCGTTCTTCGGGGTGGCGATGATCTTCCTGTTCGGCGGCATGTTTTTTCGCTTCTGGAAAGTGAGCCTGATGACCGCGGCCGACAAGGAATGGCTGCGTCATCTTCGCGAGATAGCGAACGGCGATGAACGGAACCTGCCGGAAGCAGGCAAGCTGAACGGCGGCCAGAAGCTTATGTTCTGGTCGCTGGTGACCTGCATGGCGCTGCTCATTCTGTCCGGCATTGTTATCTGGCGCGCCTATTTCTCGTTCCTGTTCCCGGCTGTCGTGGTCCGCTTTGCCGCCGTCTTGCACGCAGCAGCTGGAGTGGTGATGATCGCCCTGATCATGGGTCATATCTACATAGCCATCTGGACCAGGGAGAGTATCGGCGCCATGCTGTACGGCCGGGTCAGGCGGGCCTGGGCAAAGCAGCACCATCCCGCATGGTATCGGGAGATGACCGGAGGAGACAAATGA
- the murJ gene encoding murein biosynthesis integral membrane protein MurJ, with protein sequence MSEKKNIARAAGVLGAATILSRIMGMVRDMVVSRLFGAGLYTDAFFAAFQIPNMLRRFFAEGALTSAFVPTFSETLSRDGEQAARELANICFTLLTVIMAGITVVGIVFSPQIVGLMFPGFREIPEKFELTILLNRLMFPYIFFISLVALCMGILNTVRHFFTPAISTVFLNITMILCAWLLHDRFAVPITALAVGVLVGGLLQLLLQLPTLYRLGFPLRPSFSFSHPAVRRISLLMGPSIFGVGVYYLNITVGNILASLLPQGSVSYLYYAQRLFEFPQGIFTVSVAQAVLPSMSRQAADGDLAALKDTLSFGLRLTLYITIPAMVGLMVCATPIFSLLFMGGEFGFDKAQRCGEALIFYSLGLSIVAMVRVVVPAFYALKDTRTPVFTAFIAFVLNAILSLILMRPLLHGGLALASTLSALGNVVLLAFFLRKKIGAFGGRAIAVVALKSGVASLPVALLSWWAMSLIDWSQTGGRLSKACLMGGTVISAAVLYVACTWLLRCSEVDDALAMVRKKLRRRS encoded by the coding sequence ATGTCGGAAAAGAAGAATATTGCCAGGGCTGCAGGGGTTTTGGGTGCGGCAACCATCCTTTCGCGGATCATGGGCATGGTTCGCGATATGGTCGTATCAAGGCTGTTTGGTGCAGGACTTTATACCGATGCGTTCTTTGCTGCATTTCAGATCCCCAACATGCTCCGGAGATTTTTTGCCGAGGGGGCGCTCACCTCGGCCTTTGTCCCCACCTTTTCCGAGACTCTGAGCCGGGACGGGGAGCAGGCTGCCCGCGAACTCGCCAATATCTGCTTTACCCTGCTGACAGTTATCATGGCAGGGATTACCGTTGTCGGTATTGTTTTTTCCCCCCAGATCGTCGGTCTCATGTTTCCCGGCTTCCGGGAGATCCCGGAAAAATTTGAGCTGACCATCCTTCTCAACCGGCTGATGTTTCCCTATATCTTTTTTATCAGCCTGGTTGCCTTGTGCATGGGGATTCTCAACACGGTGCGTCATTTCTTTACCCCCGCAATTTCGACGGTCTTTTTGAATATAACCATGATTCTCTGTGCCTGGCTTTTGCACGACCGTTTTGCCGTGCCTATCACCGCACTTGCCGTCGGTGTTCTGGTCGGCGGGCTGTTGCAGTTGCTGCTGCAACTTCCGACTCTGTATCGACTGGGGTTTCCTCTGCGCCCCTCGTTTTCCTTCAGCCACCCGGCAGTCAGGAGGATTTCTCTCTTGATGGGGCCTTCTATCTTCGGGGTCGGGGTCTATTACCTGAATATTACCGTAGGGAACATCCTTGCATCTCTGTTGCCGCAGGGGAGCGTCTCCTATCTTTATTATGCCCAGCGGTTATTCGAGTTTCCGCAGGGGATTTTTACGGTATCGGTGGCGCAGGCAGTGTTGCCCTCCATGAGCCGACAGGCAGCAGACGGGGATCTGGCGGCGCTTAAAGATACCCTGTCATTTGGTCTCAGGCTGACGCTTTACATCACCATCCCGGCAATGGTGGGGCTTATGGTCTGTGCAACGCCGATATTCAGCCTGCTGTTCATGGGTGGGGAATTCGGCTTCGACAAAGCACAGCGGTGTGGCGAGGCGCTAATCTTCTACTCGCTGGGGCTCTCAATCGTGGCCATGGTCAGGGTGGTCGTCCCGGCTTTTTATGCCCTTAAAGACACGCGAACCCCGGTTTTTACGGCATTTATCGCTTTTGTTCTGAATGCGATCCTGAGCCTGATCCTTATGCGACCGTTACTGCATGGCGGCCTTGCCTTGGCGTCAACGCTTTCCGCCCTGGGGAATGTGGTTCTGCTGGCGTTCTTTCTGCGGAAGAAGATCGGTGCTTTCGGCGGTCGGGCAATCGCTGTTGTTGCGCTCAAATCCGGTGTCGCCTCGCTGCCGGTCGCGCTACTCTCCTGGTGGGCCATGTCGCTCATTGATTGGTCCCAGACGGGAGGTCGCCTGTCGAAGGCTTGCTTAATGGGGGGCACCGTTATCTCAGCTGCGGTTCTTTATGTTGCTTGTACCTGGTTGCTGCGCTGCAGCGAGGTTGATGACGCATTGGCTATGGTGCGGAAGAAATTAAGAAGGAGGAGTTAA
- a CDS encoding YtxH domain-containing protein, giving the protein MQDRDKTVMVGALMLVAGGIMGAGVALLFAPQSGKKTRQDIARYSRKAKRRAEDIVDDFSESVSELTEAVSEKASEILDKGKDVAADAKRELLRAIEEGQHKLEKQKSRLSKIIG; this is encoded by the coding sequence ATGCAAGATAGAGACAAGACAGTAATGGTTGGGGCGTTGATGCTGGTAGCCGGAGGTATCATGGGGGCCGGGGTTGCACTGCTTTTTGCCCCGCAGTCTGGCAAAAAGACTCGTCAGGACATTGCCCGCTATTCACGGAAGGCCAAGCGCCGGGCGGAGGATATCGTCGATGATTTCTCGGAGAGCGTCTCAGAACTGACCGAAGCTGTCAGCGAGAAGGCATCAGAGATTCTGGACAAGGGCAAGGATGTTGCTGCAGACGCAAAACGTGAACTGCTGCGGGCGATCGAAGAGGGCCAGCACAAGCTGGAAAAGCAGAAGAGCCGTCTGTCAAAGATTATCGGCTGA